From a single Larimichthys crocea isolate SSNF chromosome XIII, L_crocea_2.0, whole genome shotgun sequence genomic region:
- the rbm12ba gene encoding RNA binding motif protein 12Ba isoform X1 — MKSRLTLDKAAHKTPVNNNSLCSAVVLPPILLCKMTIILRLQGLDVKAGTEDIRAFFKCFHIPDGGVYIVGGSLREAFIAFTAEKDAQLAMRYTGTFLKGSRVTLHISNMEELEHKLETLLKRKKPSPTKPSVKRPPTSPDANQSPLKSQTPKTESLPPTTAQTRDPNTPNTNYPQPDYPETSSLQTSNAIDSNTAFLLGICTVLHGLQSSHQEENNEAVPIFDIPKTESRVVSNEVRSPEQTQNSKPGYVRLFGLPASTTKEDICRFFSGLMVQEAIVNVKLGIGHGCLVKFASVQDARDALLFNQQSLGSICVEVRGATEKMWTSALEECENGLDVEVKLKHSPLQETANHTQSHTSALQLKRQSVNQLPFKAPKKSRLDSDSANTSSTMEYIVMVKNLPKTMTKTEIKELFRCPDMAHKNVLHLLDKESNRTDAAFLIFTRTEDYDYAMNLAGCHVGSSAIEVSSITRMMMRDMMARTRPRNHQPVTKKKMNRKRKSHPVEILEEAPDKNLDPAGTAQTCMFVRNMPGNVQKSQIKSFFSNFRLEQDNISLLLDTDGEGIGEAVIQFKSPKLSALAQRLHGRDFLGTKVLLTRITEKQREEILARNV; from the exons ATGAAGTCACGACTAACTTTGGACAAAGCAGCTCATAAAACCCCCGTTAACAATAATTCTTTGTGCTCAGCTGTGGTT TTGCCACCCATCCTCTTATGCAAGATGACCATAATCCTGCGATTGCAAGGCCTTGACGTGAAGGCAGGTACTGAAGATATCAGGGCATTCTTCAAATGCTTTCACATACCTGATGGTGGAGTGTACATAGTGGGAGGAAGTCTCAGAGAGGCTTTTATTGCATTCACCGCTGAGAAAGATGCCCAGCTTGCCATGCGGTACACTGGCACATTTCTCAAAGGGTCTAGGGTAACTTTGCACATAAGCAACATGGAAGAGCTGGAGCACAAGTTGGAGACTTtgttaaagaggaagaaacCCTCACCCACAAAGCCCAGTGTCAAGAGACCTCCGACGTCTCCAGATGCAAATCAGTCTCCTTTGAAATCACAGACTCCCAAAACTGAAAGTCTACCACCTACTACTGCACAGACCCGTGATCCCAATACTCCCAACACAAATTATCCACAGCCTGATTATCCTGAAACTTCAAGTCTACAAACTTCAAATGCAATTGATTCCAATACCGCCTTTCTTCTTGGGATTTGTACAGTTCTACATGGTCTCCAGTCATCTCAtcaagaagaaaacaatgagGCAGTGCCCATATTTGATATCCCTAAGACTGAAAGCAGAGTTGTGTCTAACGAGGTGAGGTCACCTGAGCAAACTCAAAACTCAAAGCCAGGCTACGTCAGGCTCTTTGGTCTGCCAGCGTCAACCACAAAAGAAGACATCTGCCGTTTTTTCAGTGGGTTGATGGTGCAGGAAGCCATAGTGAATGTTAAGCTTGGAATTGGACATGGCTGCCTTGTGAAGTTTGCAAGTGTGCAGGATGCACGTGATGCTCTTCTCTTCAACCAGCAGTCACTGGGCTCCATCTGTGTGGAAGTACGTGGAGCAACTGAGAAGATGTGGACCAGTGCGCTGGAAGAATGTGAAAATGGTTTGGATGTTGAGGTGAAACTTAAACATAGCCCTCTTCAGGAAACCGCAAaccacacacaatcacacacctCTGCACTGCAGCTCAAGAGGCAATCTGTCAATCAGCTGCCATTTAAAGCACCAAAAAAGTCAAGACTGGACAGCGACTCAGCTAATACATCATCAACTATGGAGTACATTGTCATGGTCAAAAATCTACCCAAAACTatgacaaaaactgaaataaaagaacTGTTTAGATGTCCAGACATGGCACACAAAAACGTATTGCATTTGCTTGACAAGGAAAGCAACAGAACAGATGCagcttttcttatttttaccCGCACTGAGGATTATGACTATGCAATGAATCTCGCTGGCTGCCATGTGGGCTCTAGCGCCATTGAGGTCTCATCAATCActaggatgatgatgagggacATGATGGCGAGAACCCGTCCCAGAAATCATCAACCAgtcacaaagaagaaaatgaatcgTAAAAGGAAATCCCATCCAGTTGAGATACTAGAAGAAGCACCAGACAAGAACCTGGACCCTGCTGGAACGGCTCAGACATGCATGTTTGTGAGGAACATGCCCGGAAATGTGCagaaaagtcaaataaaaagctttttctCCAACTTCAGACTTGAACAGGATAATATCAGCTTACTGCTTGACACAGATGGTGAAGGTATTGGGGAGGCTGTGATTCAGTTTAAATCACCGAAGCTTTCTGCGTTGGCTCAAAGGCTCCATGGTCGGGACTTCCTGGGGACGAAAGTGCTTCTTACTCGCATAACTGAGAAGCAGAGGGAGGAAATCTTGGCAAGAAATGTTTGA
- the si:ch211-197h24.6 gene encoding uncharacterized protein si:ch211-197h24.6 has translation MEAQASINSNLPPPKNGPQLNQQKRNARRKQLQHSADIVFTKGTSIQTLPCLSKQLKAVTECIVGLQYVWEYRSPSKSVPPHYQCKLCAVSRLQHDMLAHVRGWKHSFRYLKKIHPDKVTHEEEEAIRDPAVRKTIKEVAAEVEKTEGRGQLKVILKEPCEVPAFKGLRTAAPKVMPPPPPPGMGLKGPPFGPRFSDPRFPGEFPPQGGPHSDYPGREYGEPGFGGYSNSQDFHDCGMDQRPFPDGMDQRPFPDGMDRRPFGDGMGRPGGDNFGPGGGRDGYGRSGLMEESPSRMYSDEYQGSQMGNSLMDRPMEKSIERPGLMGAAPENNSLPNTLLNYLDSFRIENENDAQLVLKVTQKLTDVLMEYRLRSVSKGSSLSSLSMSSTSFSSTPSRLPSSSDRYTSNFSGPSRYSDGPPRFYK, from the exons ATGGAGGCTCAGGCTTCAATCAACTCCAACCTGCCTCCGCCAAAAAATGGGCCGCAGCTTAATCAGCAGAAGAGAAACGCCAGG AGAAAGCAGCTGCAGCATTCTGCTGATATAG TGTTCACTAAAGGGACATCTATCCAGACCCTGCCCTGTCTCAGCAAACAGCTGAAAGCAGTCACAGAGTGTATAGTTG GTCTTCAGTATGTGTGGGAATACCGCAGCCCCAGTAAATCTGTCCCACCACACTACCAATGCAAACTCTGTGCTGTCTCCCGCTTACAGCATGATATGCTTGCCCACGTAAGAGGCTGGAAACACAGCTTCAGATACTTA AAAAAGATCCACCCTGACAAGGTCACccatgaagaggaggaggccatCAGAGACCCTGCTGTAAGGAAGACAATTAAAGAAGTTGCAGCTGAGGTGGAGAAGACTGAAGGGAGGGGACAACTCAAG GTGATACTGAAGGAGCCCTGTGAAGTACCTGCTTTCAAAGGACTCC GTACTGCTGCTCCTAAAGTTatgcctccaccaccaccaccagggaTGGGACTAAAGGGACCACCCTTCG GACCCAGGTTCTCTGACCCGAGGTTTCCAGGGGAGTTTCCTCCTCAGGGCGGTCCACACTCTGACTATCCAGGCAGAGAGTATGGGGAGCCTGGATTTGGAGGCTACTCAAACAGTCAAGATTTCCATGACTGTGGTATGGATCAAAGACCTTTCCCAGACGGTATGGATCAAAGACCTTTCCCAGACGGTATGGATCGAAGACCTTTTGGGGATGGTATGGGTCGCCCAGGTGGAGATAATTTTGGACCAGGTGGTGGTAGAGATGGCTATGGGAGGAgtggactgatggaggagagcCCCAGCAGAATGTATTCTGATGAGTACCAGGGCAGCCAAATGGGGAATAGCTTAATGGATAGACCAATGGAAAAGTCAATTGAGAGGCCAGGCTTGATGGGAGCAGCTCCAGAAAATAACAGCCTTCCCAATACACTACTCAATTACCTG gaTTCTTTCCGGATAGAAAATGAGAATGATGCACAGCTGGTGCTGAAGGTGACACAGAAACTAACAGATGTGCTGATGGAGTACAGACTGAGGAGCGTATCCAAG GGTTCTAGTCTGAGCAGCTTGTCAATGAGCTCCACGAGCTTCTCCTCTACACCCTCGAGACTGCCAAGCAGTAGCGACCGATACACAAGTAACTTCTCGG GTCCATCCAGGTACTCTGACGGTCCACCCAGGTTTTACAAATGA
- the rbm12ba gene encoding RNA binding motif protein 12Ba isoform X2 — protein MTIILRLQGLDVKAGTEDIRAFFKCFHIPDGGVYIVGGSLREAFIAFTAEKDAQLAMRYTGTFLKGSRVTLHISNMEELEHKLETLLKRKKPSPTKPSVKRPPTSPDANQSPLKSQTPKTESLPPTTAQTRDPNTPNTNYPQPDYPETSSLQTSNAIDSNTAFLLGICTVLHGLQSSHQEENNEAVPIFDIPKTESRVVSNEVRSPEQTQNSKPGYVRLFGLPASTTKEDICRFFSGLMVQEAIVNVKLGIGHGCLVKFASVQDARDALLFNQQSLGSICVEVRGATEKMWTSALEECENGLDVEVKLKHSPLQETANHTQSHTSALQLKRQSVNQLPFKAPKKSRLDSDSANTSSTMEYIVMVKNLPKTMTKTEIKELFRCPDMAHKNVLHLLDKESNRTDAAFLIFTRTEDYDYAMNLAGCHVGSSAIEVSSITRMMMRDMMARTRPRNHQPVTKKKMNRKRKSHPVEILEEAPDKNLDPAGTAQTCMFVRNMPGNVQKSQIKSFFSNFRLEQDNISLLLDTDGEGIGEAVIQFKSPKLSALAQRLHGRDFLGTKVLLTRITEKQREEILARNV, from the coding sequence ATGACCATAATCCTGCGATTGCAAGGCCTTGACGTGAAGGCAGGTACTGAAGATATCAGGGCATTCTTCAAATGCTTTCACATACCTGATGGTGGAGTGTACATAGTGGGAGGAAGTCTCAGAGAGGCTTTTATTGCATTCACCGCTGAGAAAGATGCCCAGCTTGCCATGCGGTACACTGGCACATTTCTCAAAGGGTCTAGGGTAACTTTGCACATAAGCAACATGGAAGAGCTGGAGCACAAGTTGGAGACTTtgttaaagaggaagaaacCCTCACCCACAAAGCCCAGTGTCAAGAGACCTCCGACGTCTCCAGATGCAAATCAGTCTCCTTTGAAATCACAGACTCCCAAAACTGAAAGTCTACCACCTACTACTGCACAGACCCGTGATCCCAATACTCCCAACACAAATTATCCACAGCCTGATTATCCTGAAACTTCAAGTCTACAAACTTCAAATGCAATTGATTCCAATACCGCCTTTCTTCTTGGGATTTGTACAGTTCTACATGGTCTCCAGTCATCTCAtcaagaagaaaacaatgagGCAGTGCCCATATTTGATATCCCTAAGACTGAAAGCAGAGTTGTGTCTAACGAGGTGAGGTCACCTGAGCAAACTCAAAACTCAAAGCCAGGCTACGTCAGGCTCTTTGGTCTGCCAGCGTCAACCACAAAAGAAGACATCTGCCGTTTTTTCAGTGGGTTGATGGTGCAGGAAGCCATAGTGAATGTTAAGCTTGGAATTGGACATGGCTGCCTTGTGAAGTTTGCAAGTGTGCAGGATGCACGTGATGCTCTTCTCTTCAACCAGCAGTCACTGGGCTCCATCTGTGTGGAAGTACGTGGAGCAACTGAGAAGATGTGGACCAGTGCGCTGGAAGAATGTGAAAATGGTTTGGATGTTGAGGTGAAACTTAAACATAGCCCTCTTCAGGAAACCGCAAaccacacacaatcacacacctCTGCACTGCAGCTCAAGAGGCAATCTGTCAATCAGCTGCCATTTAAAGCACCAAAAAAGTCAAGACTGGACAGCGACTCAGCTAATACATCATCAACTATGGAGTACATTGTCATGGTCAAAAATCTACCCAAAACTatgacaaaaactgaaataaaagaacTGTTTAGATGTCCAGACATGGCACACAAAAACGTATTGCATTTGCTTGACAAGGAAAGCAACAGAACAGATGCagcttttcttatttttaccCGCACTGAGGATTATGACTATGCAATGAATCTCGCTGGCTGCCATGTGGGCTCTAGCGCCATTGAGGTCTCATCAATCActaggatgatgatgagggacATGATGGCGAGAACCCGTCCCAGAAATCATCAACCAgtcacaaagaagaaaatgaatcgTAAAAGGAAATCCCATCCAGTTGAGATACTAGAAGAAGCACCAGACAAGAACCTGGACCCTGCTGGAACGGCTCAGACATGCATGTTTGTGAGGAACATGCCCGGAAATGTGCagaaaagtcaaataaaaagctttttctCCAACTTCAGACTTGAACAGGATAATATCAGCTTACTGCTTGACACAGATGGTGAAGGTATTGGGGAGGCTGTGATTCAGTTTAAATCACCGAAGCTTTCTGCGTTGGCTCAAAGGCTCCATGGTCGGGACTTCCTGGGGACGAAAGTGCTTCTTACTCGCATAACTGAGAAGCAGAGGGAGGAAATCTTGGCAAGAAATGTTTGA
- the tex10 gene encoding testis-expressed protein 10 homolog produces MKSKKKKRQDDFQKVKLKVGKMKPKADNATNTNFRTKGIHLTEQLKRDTSGPTTHRQLGINDLMSQLHHYNANVKHSALLGLRELLSLNPSLLEQHLSRLLSEVAAVFTDKDGNVRVAATRVLRFIAQSVPAERVAPFFPLLSAHLSCAMTHIETGIQEDAMKVLDVLLEHYPALLAARPAVLLTNFLELISHKQNSGGANKPQDAKGRTWALSVNPSRAVTSQQWRLSVLLRLGRFLQAVVEERPVEEGDMFVTAEGMFGSSGESRLTPLCLNWEELTYSKIGVKVYEHSGAKPTPRSTFRLRPEVDPGPAVGEGLESAEAVQRFAATLVPLLLEVWVEASTSDCPWNSSDGAHLLTPDAMSVMFQVLSILQLLRKLAPQQDHQDALDAWFHKEYLGDFKQHFMKNFPYGSRDTPKHKKKVDLKRSKQTAAIPGLTVEPLALNITLCQVMVSLSQSRGLGRETDGDWLTPLRTFVRDTLGSGVKLSYRQLHMLLGTVWKMVLTQRSKTVTEDLLAAVYIYYKQKHLTLQTRSLLLSFYSKLYLQEQGHTHIARSKVLCRWLASLPVQLSQLGHRNPALSARLILSIQAAASRGHKDLLNSLQTNACRLYDPQEGVVVLLPAESQQRMVQLLYFLPKMSQSLLANLSCCCTTGRISAGLSASLIRIIHLRSSLSSWSVGSQEAALQDVDYISFLFSTLTGFSSDKLTSLQEADDESILPPSPLSPLSLYPTPLEHFTHHWDVVEVLCHCLETLGSKSQCFDILQNGVCVSQTKLGVVPDSMAAGLLRAVSRLVDLSVLPIEPVLRFLSHCCLSLLALLITLQQELPAETNHKRKAIWGACVSALSTVPRLLRLVLQSLRVGDLNEEELPQLGQILSMLLQHTPLHNQMLANATLLQEIIQHLTRYSRGTTREQWLTDLLYCYSVTVAHSSSARRGNLGLRDIY; encoded by the exons ATGaagtccaagaagaagaagaggcaggaTGACTTCCAGAAAGTCAAGTTAAAGGTGGGAAAGATGAAGCCCAAAGCTGATAACGCCACCAACACCAACTTCCGGACAAAGGGAATCCACCTGACCgaacagctgaagagagacacaaGTGGCCCCACCACTCACAGACAACTCGGTATCAAT GATCTCATGTCTCAGCTCCACCATTATAACGCCAATGTGAAACATAGTGCCTTGTTGGGTTTGAGAGAGTTGCTGTCCCTTAACCCCTCTCTGTTAGAGCAGCATCTCTCTCGCCTGCTCTCTGAAgtggcagctgttttcacagacaAGGATGGCAACGTCCGTGTGGCTGCTACACGTGTGCTTAG GTTCATTGCACAGTCTGTGCCTGCAGAACGAGTGGCTCCAttcttccctctcctcagtGCCCACCTGTCTTGTGCCATGACCCACATCGAGACAGGCATCCAGGAGGACGCGATGAAGGTCCTGGATGTGTTGCTAGAGCACTACCCTGCTCTGCTAGCAGCACGGCCTGCAGTGCTCCTCACTAACTTCCTGGAGTTGATCTCTCACAAACAAAATAGTGGAGGAGCCAATAAGCCCCAGGATGCTAAGGGTCGGACCTGGGCGCTGTCAGTTAACCCTAGCAGGGCTGTGACTAGCCAGCAGTGGCGACTCTCTGTGCTCCTCAG GCTTGGACGCTTTCTGCAGGCAGTAGTTGAGGAAAGACCAGTGGAGGAAGGTGATATGTTTGTCACAGCTGAAGGAATGTTTGGCTCCAGTGGAGAGAGCAGGCTTACACCTCTGTGTCTCAACTGGGAAGAGCTCACCTACAGCAAGATTGGAGTTAAGGTGTATGAGCACTCTGGGGCCAAACCGACGCCACGGTCCACCTTTAGACTCAG ACCAGAGGTAGACCCAGGACCTGCAGTGGGTGAGGGTCTGGAATCAGCTGAGGCTGTTCAGAGGTTTGCAGCCACACTAGTGCCTCTACTGCTCGAAGTGTGGGTAGAAGCCAGCACAAGTGACTGTCCCTGGAATAGCAGTGACGGTGCTCATCTTCTCACCCCAGATGCCATGTCGGTAATGTTCCAGGTGTTGTCTATTCTACAGCTGCTGAGAAAACTGGCACCGCAGCAGGATCACCAGGATGCACTG GATGCATGGTTCCATAAAGAATATCTGGGAGATTTTAAGCAGCACTTCATGAAAAACTTTCCCTATGGTTCTCGGGACACACCCAAACATAAAAAGAAGGTTGATCTCAAAAG GAGTAAGCAGACAGCAGCTATACCGGGACTGACAGTAGAGCCTCTGGCCCTGAACATCACACTTTGCCAGGTCATGGTGTCCCTCAGCCAGAGCCGAGGACTCGGCCGAGAGACTGATGGAGACTGGCTGACGCCTCTGAGAACGTTTGTCCGAGACACTCTGGGTAGCGGGGTGAAACTGAGCTACAGGCAGCTCCACATGCTGTTGGGAACTGTTTGGAAGATGGTACTCACACAGAGGAGCAAAA CAGTGACAGAGGACCTGTTGGCAGCTGTGTATATCTACTATAAGCAGAAGCATCTGACTCTTCAGACACgatctctgctgctgtccttCTACAGCAAGCTGTACCTGCAGGagcaaggacacacacacatagcgaG GAGTAAGGTGCTGTGTCGTTGGTTGGCATCTCTTCCTGTGCAGTTGTCCCAGCTGGGTCACCGTAACCCTGCTCTCTCTGCACGACTTATCCTGTCCATCCAGGCTGCTGCTTCTCGAGGACACAAAGACCTGCTCAACAGTCTGCAGACAAACGCCTGCAGGCTctatg ATCCACAGGAAGGAGTCGTGGTGCTTTTACCAGCAGAATCCCAGCAACGAATGGTGCAGCTGCTCTACTTCCTACCCAAAATGTCCCAGTCTCTTCTGGCcaatctgagctgctgctgcaccactGGACGAATCTCTGCTGGCCTCTCCGCCTCTCTGATTCGTATCATACACCTTCG GTCATCTCTAAGTAGCTGGTCCGTTGGAAGCCAGGAAGCCGCTCTGCAAGACGTGGACTACATCAGCTTCCTGTTCTCCACCCTGACGGGCTTCTCGTCCGACAAGCTCACCTCCCTGCAGGAGGCCGACGACGAGAGTAtcctgcctccctcccctctctcaccCCTCAGTCTCTACCCAACCCCGCTGGAGCATTTCACACACCACTGGGATGTTGTTGAGGTGC TCTGCCATTGTCTGGAAACTCTGGGTTCAAAGTCTCAGTGCTTTGACATCTTGCAAAATGG cgtgtgtgtgtctcagaccAAGTTAGGGGTGGTGCCTGACAGTATGGCGGCCGGGCTGCTAAGAGCTGTATCCAGATTAGTGGACCTGTCTGTCCTGCCCATTGAGCCCGTGCTGCGTTTCTTGTCACATTGCTGCCTCAGCCTGCTGGCTCTGCTCATCACCCTGCAGCAGGAGTTACCTGCTGAAACCAACCACAAAAG GAAGGCAATATGGGGTGCTTGTGTGTCAGCGCTGAGCACCGTTCCCCGCCTGCTGCGACTGGTTCTGCAGTCGTTGCGTGTTGGAGATCTGAACGAGGAGGAGCTGCCACAGCTCGGACAGATCCTGTcaatgctgctgcagcacacgcCGCTTCACAACCAGATGCTGGCCAACGCCACTCTGCTGCAGGAGATCATACAACACCTCACG AGGTATTCCCGGGGTACGACCAGAGAGCAGTGGTTGACAGACTTGCTGTACTGTTACAGTGTCACTGTGGCTCACAGCTCTTCAGCTCGACGCGGAAACCTGGGCCTTCGAGACATTTACTGA